The genomic DNA CCGAGAGAGGGCGCGCGAGGCACTCGCGGAACTCGTCGCGGAACCCGGCAGTCGGGCGGAACTCGACTGTCGGCTCCAGACCACGGACGGCTCCTGGCGGTGGTTCGCGTTCCGCGGTGTCAACCGGCTCGACGATCCCGCCGTCGACGGTGTCGTGATCAACGGCCGCGACGTGACGGAGCGACGCGAGCGCGAGCGGGCACTGGAGGTCCTGCAGGAGCGCACCCGGGCGTTGATGGAGACCGACGGCGTCGAGTCGACCGCAGAGGTCGCCGTCGAGACCGCTCGGGACGTGCTCTCGGCACCCCTCGTCGGGTTCCACCGTCTGAGAGGAGACCCCGGTCGTGGTCGACGGCTGGAACCGATCGCGTACGTGGACAGCGTCGGGGCAGCCGATTCGGACACCGAGACCGCGAGTGGCTCCGACGCTGCGACTGCTGGTGGTTCCGACGCTGCGACTACTGGTGGTTCCGACGCTGCGACTGCTGGTGGCTCCGACTCGGGGTTCGACGGCCCGCCGACGTACAGACGCGACACCGACAGGCCGACCGACCGGTTGGCGTGGCGTGCGATGGACGAGAACCGGCAGATCACGATCTCCGACACACGCGACCGGCCGGCACTCGCGGACGCGACACCAGTACGGAGCGCGGTCGTCACGCCGGTAGGTGATCACGGCGTGTTGATCGTCTCGTCGCCGGAAGCACGGGCGTTCGACGAGACGGAGGAGACGCTCGTCGAGATTCTCGCCGCGGCACTGGAGAGTGCGTTGGACCGCGTCGCACGCGAGTCGGATCTCGTCGCACAACGCGACGATCTGGAGGTGTTGAACCAAGTCGTCAGACACGACATCCGCAACGACCTCCAGCTCGTGTCGGCGTACGCCGAACTGGCTCGCGAACACGTCGACGAGGAGGGTGAAGAGTACGTGGACCGCGTCGTGTCGAGCGCCGACTCTGCCGTCGAACTCACGCGGACTGCTCGCGAGTTGGCCGAAGTGATGCAGGGACACGACCGCGAGCCGGAGCCGGTCGCGCTCCAGACCACCTTGGAGTCCGAGGTCGTCCAGCTTCGTCGGACACACGCGGACGCGACGGTGACCGTCGACCACGAGACACCAGTGACCGTCGCGGGCGACGAGATGCTCTCGTCGGTGTTCCGGAACCTCCTGACGAACGCCGTCCAACACCACGACGGCGACGACCCGACCGTCACCGTCTCCACGACGGTCGAAGACGGGGCCGCGGTCGTCCGTGTCGCCGACGACGGCCCAGGTATCCCCGACGACCGGAAAGAGACGATCTTCGGCGAGGGGGAGCGTAGCCTCGAGAGTGGTGGCACCGGTGTCGGGCTCTACTTGGTCGACCGGCTCGTCGACAGTTACGGCGGCGACGTGTGGGTCGAAGACAACGACCCCCACGGCGCGCAGTTCGTCGTTCAGTTGCCCCTCGTCGAACGACCCGAAATCCGAGGAGAGTGACCGCAGAATCTGTATCGTCAGACACGGTTTACAGCTCGGGGTTCTGCGGCCCGACGGGTCTCCGCGACCCCGCTCGGGCCGCAGCGACCCACGACAGCCGGCGCTCAGAGGGTCGAAACCGTGTGGTTCGGTTTGGATCCTCGTCGTCCGTGCCGCACGACGAGGTCGGGCTGGAATGCGACGGCTTCCAGCAGTTCCACGACGGCCCGGGAGTTCGACACTGTCCGTGACTACCCCAGGTTCCTAAACGGTATATCGGTATACCGAACCACGGTATCTCACTCGACAGCCTCGTCGGGTGAGCCACGCTCCGGGAGAGTCGGAACGTGCGTGTGTCGGGTCGAGTCACGGACGGGAGGCGAACGAGACCAGAGTGAGTCTCAGGTGTCTTCGCCGCCGTCCGTAGAGGGTACCCGTGCGGTTGCTGTGTCGTCGACCCCTCCGAGGAGTGACACGAGGTCTGCCTCCGTCACCGGTCGTGCCGTCGTCTCCAACCCGGCGTCTCTGGCCACACGGACGGCACTCGGCGGGTGGAGGTTCGCGTCCGCCAACAGTGTCTCGTCGTAGAACACCTCCCGAGGAGTTCCACTCCCGACGACGTTGCCGTTCGCCATCACACAGACGCGATCCGCGATGTCGGCCGCGAACTCGAGGTCGTGTGTCGACAGGACGACGCCGATTCCGTCCTCGTGGATCTGCCGAATGCGGTCGGCGACCAGTCGAGAGCGCTCGGGGTCGAGTCCCGCGAGTGGTTCGTCCAACACGATCACGCTCGGGTCGAGGACGAGCACGCCCGCGAGGCCGACGAGCCGCTTCTCGCCGCCACTCAGGTAGTGCGGGATGCGGTCTTCGAGGTGACTCGCGTCGACCGTCGCGAGTGCCTCCCGAGCGCGTTCTCTCGCTTCGTCACCGGGGACGCCGTAGTTCTGGAGGCCGAACATCACGTCGTCGAGAACGGTGGGGGCGACGAGTTGTGTGTCGGCGTCTTGGAAGACGAACCCGACTGCTCTCCGTGCGTGTGCCTCGTCTCCCTCGGTGACCGGCGTGCCCTCGACGACGAGTTCGCCGTCGTCGGGAACGAGCGTCGCGTTCAGGTGTTCGAGGAGTGTCGACTTTCCGGCGCCGTTGCCACCGACTAAAGCGACGACTTCGTCGGGGTACACCGAGAAGTCCACGTCGTGCACGCCGACCGTCCCGTCGGGGTACGTGTGAGCCTCGCACCGGAGATCGACCAGCGGCGAGTCGTCGCTCACAGTCCCACCTCGTAGACTGCGACCGCAGCGTAGCCGACGACGGCGGCGTAGGAACCGGCCACGACGAGGAGTTCGTGGATCGGCGGCCGCGAGACGTCGCCGTACAGCGTGATGTCGCCGTCGTAGCCACGGGCTTCCATCGACGTGACGAGTCGTTCCGACTGCTCGATCGCCGACAACATCGTCGTGCCGAGGATTCTCGCGTAGAGCCGTCTGTTCGACCAGAACTCCGAGAGGTTCGCGCCACGGGAGCGCGCGGCTGTCACGAGGTCCTCGAGCGTCTCGATCATGACGAACGTGAACCGGTAGGTGAGCAGCGCGATCTGGTCGATCGGCCGTGGGAGTAGTCGTCCGAGCACGTACGCGACGTCCGTGTACTCGGTCGTCATCGACGCCGCCAGGCCGAACGTGACGACCGTGAGCGATCGACAGCCGAGCTCCCCGAAGAGCACGAGTCCTGCCCACGTGACGGAGAGTTCACCGAGCGGTGTCGAGACCGCACCACCGATCGGCGTCCCCGGTTCGAGGAACGCCAGCGGCCCGGCGACCGAGACGACGAACAGCATCGGGAGCGTGTACAAACCAGCGAGCCGTCGGAAGGGCAAGCCTGCGAGTCCGTAGACGACCAGGACGGTCCCGTACAGGCCAGCCAGGAGCGCGAACCTGTCGAACACCGTGACGGCGAGGACCAGCGCACCGACGACGCCGACCTTCGTCCAGGGGTTGACGCGGTGTAACGGTCCGTCTCGGTGTTCGGCGAACGCCGTGACGAGTCGTGGGTCGGGAACGTGGTTCGAGAGTGTCGTCATGATCACCGTGTCGTGCGGTCGCCGTCCTCGAAGCCGCCGTAGCGGTCGACGTAGACGTACAGTCCGATGCCGATCACGGCCATGAACAGGACGATCCCGCCGAATTCGAGCACCGTCCCGCCCTTCCGGATCGGGCCGGCGACGACGACGCCGCGCCCGAAGTCGACGAGCGCGCCGCCACCATCCTGTACGCCGCGCTGCAGTGTCTTCGCGGAGCGTTTGGCCCACGGGAGTGCACCGCCGGTCGCGGTGAACCCCCAGTAGCCGGCGGCGAGGAAAGTCGCGAAGAGAGTCGCCAGTCCGCCGTACTGCCTCCAGCGCCGCATCAGGCCGTCACCCCGGTCGACTCTTCTCGAGTGTCACGGTCGGCCAGACCGACGAGGTCGGGGCGGACGGAGGCGAGGAACTGGACGACGAATCCGGTCAGGACCCCTTCGACGACCGCGACACCGAGGTTGAGCCCGACGAGTCCAACGACTGCGATCGTCAGATCACCGCGTGGCAGCGCGCTCCCGTTCACACCGCTGACGACGATGATCGCTCCCATCAGGAACGCGCCTGCGGAGAGGCCGAGTGTCGCGGCACTGGCGCCCGCGGGGAAGACGTCCCAGTCCACTCGCATCAGGGTCTTGAACGCGTAGTAGGCGACGATAGCTTCGCTCGCGTTGACGAGCGTGTTCGCGCCGAGGAGACCGACTGCACCGTGACCGAGCGCTGCCGAGAAGACGTTGACGACCAGTGCGATGAGTGCCCCCAGCAGGGGCCCAGCGAGAATCCCGACGAGCCCGGTGAGGTTCATGTGGATACCGCCCCAGACGGGGATGTTCAACTGGAAGATCGCGAAGCTCGCAGCCGCACCGATGCCGGCGAGTGCGATCTGGTGTGTCTCGATACCGCCTCTCCTGACTCGGTAGACGACGGTACTGACCAGTCCGACGCCGAGGAGTGTCCAGAGTACCAGTGCCCACAGTGGGAACGAGCCCTCTCCGAGGTGAATGTGCGCCATGTCTGGTTAACAACTGGAGGCCAATACATGTTAAGTATGGCGGAAGTCTCCAGTCTAGATAATAACATCGGGGCGGCGTGCCGCCGTTCGCTGGGAGCGGTGGTTGCAGCACCCGGTGGTGTACAGGTCCCTGGTCGTTCGGGTCTCTGGTCGTTCGAGTCTCTGGTCGTTCGAGTCTCTCGGATCGACCGACGTGGGCCAGTGGTGCGGTACTCTCGGCCGTCACCAGTCCCGTCGTCGACTCTCGGTAAGAGCGAGGTCCGCGGGCGGTCGGTTCGGGGGATTCATCCCGGTGCGGTCGGTGGCGGTACAGTCGGTGGCGGTGCGGTCGGTCGCAGTCGTGTTCGTCTCGGAGGTGTCCGTCGGGGTCGACCGGCGTGCGTCGAACAGAGACCGTGACACCCAGAGGCTAGTCACTGCGTCTACAGAGATCGATCGGTGGCCGGTGACCTCTCGAAAGGTGGTGTCAGAGGTCGTAGCCCCACCGACGGAGCACCTCGGCGACGAGTTCCGGGTGTTCCTGTGCGACGACCATCGCCGCCTCCCTGTAGTCCGACTTGTAGACATCCTCGCCGAGCCGGCTCTCGAGTTCGTCTCGGAGTTCGCGCTCGCCGTCCACGACGGACGCGCGGAGGAAGAACGGCACCTGGTCGCGACCCTCGTTGACCGTTCCTCGACGGAGAACGTATGGAATCGACTCCGGAGAGGGGTGCTCCGTCGATCCAGTGTCCGTCGTCGTCGGGTCGTCGTCGAAGTTCGTCGTCCCCTGGTCGTCGTCGGAGTTCGCCGTCCCCGGGTCGCCCCGCGATTCCGTGGTGTCCGGTCTTCCACGTGACTCGGGGGTGTCTCCAGTCCGTTCGGTGTCGTCCACCGACTCCGTCGGCTCGGAGTCGCTCGTGGTCGAGGCGGCTTTCC from Halobaculum sp. MBLA0147 includes the following:
- a CDS encoding ATP-binding protein, with amino-acid sequence MSGAVTREASVETLTVPTVVFAPGGDGVARVVGVNTAFERVFGFDEGAVVGEPVASVLCPRGHGTDGGTDTESVGGRSGRDEAGASEGGDGGDPEAGLTDPTRAGVVETAALDGRRVRTDVRRVTEDGVRDFRVQAGPVPVDAVTDDGATAETEANGVDTETRAGGDYVDWTACGCACYTDLSDHRARERALESLHRVTRELFAADSERAVARAATAAASDVVGLPLNAVYLVADTGEALVPVATSEDHDAVLDPPRRLSEGIAWDAYRSGDPQVHADVRDDGDPYDPDTAVRSELAIPLGDYGVFLASSTRVDAFSRADVVLAKVLGASVESALDRRRFERELGRFQAFIDESRDLVAVTDAEGDVQFTSRSVERLLGYDPERLVGETGLDLIHPEDRERAREALAELVAEPGSRAELDCRLQTTDGSWRWFAFRGVNRLDDPAVDGVVINGRDVTERRERERALEVLQERTRALMETDGVESTAEVAVETARDVLSAPLVGFHRLRGDPGRGRRLEPIAYVDSVGAADSDTETASGSDAATAGGSDAATTGGSDAATAGGSDSGFDGPPTYRRDTDRPTDRLAWRAMDENRQITISDTRDRPALADATPVRSAVVTPVGDHGVLIVSSPEARAFDETEETLVEILAAALESALDRVARESDLVAQRDDLEVLNQVVRHDIRNDLQLVSAYAELAREHVDEEGEEYVDRVVSSADSAVELTRTARELAEVMQGHDREPEPVALQTTLESEVVQLRRTHADATVTVDHETPVTVAGDEMLSSVFRNLLTNAVQHHDGDDPTVTVSTTVEDGAAVVRVADDGPGIPDDRKETIFGEGERSLESGGTGVGLYLVDRLVDSYGGDVWVEDNDPHGAQFVVQLPLVERPEIRGE
- a CDS encoding energy-coupling factor ABC transporter ATP-binding protein — encoded protein: MVDLRCEAHTYPDGTVGVHDVDFSVYPDEVVALVGGNGAGKSTLLEHLNATLVPDDGELVVEGTPVTEGDEAHARRAVGFVFQDADTQLVAPTVLDDVMFGLQNYGVPGDEARERAREALATVDASHLEDRIPHYLSGGEKRLVGLAGVLVLDPSVIVLDEPLAGLDPERSRLVADRIRQIHEDGIGVVLSTHDLEFAADIADRVCVMANGNVVGSGTPREVFYDETLLADANLHPPSAVRVARDAGLETTARPVTEADLVSLLGGVDDTATARVPSTDGGEDT
- the cbiQ gene encoding cobalt ECF transporter T component CbiQ — protein: MTTLSNHVPDPRLVTAFAEHRDGPLHRVNPWTKVGVVGALVLAVTVFDRFALLAGLYGTVLVVYGLAGLPFRRLAGLYTLPMLFVVSVAGPLAFLEPGTPIGGAVSTPLGELSVTWAGLVLFGELGCRSLTVVTFGLAASMTTEYTDVAYVLGRLLPRPIDQIALLTYRFTFVMIETLEDLVTAARSRGANLSEFWSNRRLYARILGTTMLSAIEQSERLVTSMEARGYDGDITLYGDVSRPPIHELLVVAGSYAAVVGYAAVAVYEVGL
- a CDS encoding cobalamin transport operon protein yields the protein MRRWRQYGGLATLFATFLAAGYWGFTATGGALPWAKRSAKTLQRGVQDGGGALVDFGRGVVVAGPIRKGGTVLEFGGIVLFMAVIGIGLYVYVDRYGGFEDGDRTTR
- a CDS encoding energy-coupling factor ABC transporter permease; translated protein: MAHIHLGEGSFPLWALVLWTLLGVGLVSTVVYRVRRGGIETHQIALAGIGAAASFAIFQLNIPVWGGIHMNLTGLVGILAGPLLGALIALVVNVFSAALGHGAVGLLGANTLVNASEAIVAYYAFKTLMRVDWDVFPAGASAATLGLSAGAFLMGAIIVVSGVNGSALPRGDLTIAVVGLVGLNLGVAVVEGVLTGFVVQFLASVRPDLVGLADRDTREESTGVTA